The following proteins are co-located in the Pseudomonas sp. ATCC 13867 genome:
- the can gene encoding carbonate dehydratase translates to MNDLQELFDNNERWAEAITREDPEFFAKLARQQAPEYLWIGCSDARVPANEIVGMLPGDLFVHRNVANVVLHTDLNCLSVIQYAVDVLKVKHILVTGHYGCGGVRAALQHGQLGLIDGWLRTIRDLAYEYRDHLAQFEKEEEKVDRLCELNVIQQVANVSHTSIVQNAWHRGQPLSVHGCIYGIKDGRWKDLNVTVSGLGQLPPQYRLRPLGQV, encoded by the coding sequence ATGAATGATCTGCAGGAGCTGTTCGACAACAACGAACGCTGGGCGGAAGCGATCACGCGGGAAGACCCGGAGTTCTTCGCCAAACTGGCGCGGCAACAGGCCCCGGAATACCTGTGGATCGGTTGCTCCGATGCCCGCGTCCCCGCCAACGAGATCGTCGGCATGTTGCCAGGCGACCTGTTCGTCCACCGCAACGTCGCCAACGTCGTGCTGCACACCGACCTCAACTGCCTGTCGGTCATCCAGTACGCCGTCGACGTACTCAAGGTGAAGCACATCCTGGTCACCGGTCACTACGGCTGCGGCGGTGTACGCGCGGCCCTGCAGCACGGCCAGCTTGGCCTGATCGATGGCTGGCTGCGGACCATCCGCGACCTCGCCTACGAATACCGCGACCACCTCGCCCAGTTCGAAAAGGAAGAGGAAAAGGTCGACCGCCTCTGCGAGCTCAACGTCATTCAGCAGGTCGCCAACGTCAGCCACACCAGCATCGTGCAGAACGCCTGGCATCGTGGCCAGCCGCTCTCCGTGCACGGCTGCATCTACGGCATCAAGGACGGCCGCTGGAAGGACCTCAACGTCACCGTCAGCGGCCTTGGCCAACTGCCACCGCAATACCGCCTGCGCCCGCTCGGACAAGTGTGA
- a CDS encoding DUF6160 family protein translates to MRQSSGPLVRAAALLCGLLLACGAQARMESLDDSELSNITGQAMLTVDALTYGAYQYTRLNFGADIGILTNIDELRLGDYARSGAASGQPADIQINNFALGRVTNANSPDAAVDPFQMRDPFVEFAFKTNASGIRELAGVRVGFGKALGYLSGDIQSLSGNLQGKIYGPASIAYDYYTRNGCPNLVNCLLLAVAGDTEIEAEVGLVKSGTGEATTIRAEQIGIPKGTSMNTTDPNSLLAGLIPLLTTANGCKTLGLDACFNLTNYKSIYIGQPGATDINAGAQGIFFSLQNQNVPWQDMANVGKFVDTQSGAYANFPKVGSGANAVYPILINLYDALRGLPRQPTCMGAQASGC, encoded by the coding sequence ATGCGTCAGTCTTCCGGCCCGCTCGTGCGTGCCGCTGCCCTGCTCTGCGGCCTGCTGCTGGCTTGCGGTGCCCAGGCCCGCATGGAATCGCTGGATGACAGCGAGCTGTCCAACATCACCGGACAGGCGATGCTCACCGTGGACGCCCTGACCTACGGGGCTTACCAGTACACCCGGCTGAACTTCGGCGCCGATATTGGCATTCTCACCAATATCGATGAACTGCGGCTGGGCGACTACGCCCGCAGCGGCGCGGCCTCCGGTCAGCCAGCGGACATCCAGATCAACAACTTCGCCCTGGGGCGGGTGACCAACGCAAACTCCCCGGACGCAGCGGTGGATCCGTTCCAGATGCGCGATCCCTTCGTCGAGTTCGCCTTCAAGACCAACGCCAGCGGCATCCGCGAACTGGCGGGTGTGCGCGTCGGCTTCGGCAAGGCCCTGGGCTATCTCTCCGGTGACATCCAGTCCCTCTCCGGCAACCTGCAAGGCAAGATCTACGGTCCCGCGTCCATCGCCTACGACTACTACACCCGCAATGGTTGCCCCAACCTGGTGAACTGCCTGCTGCTGGCAGTGGCCGGCGATACCGAGATCGAGGCCGAGGTCGGCCTGGTCAAGTCCGGCACGGGGGAGGCGACTACCATCCGCGCGGAGCAGATCGGTATCCCCAAGGGCACCTCGATGAACACCACCGACCCGAACAGCCTGCTGGCCGGCCTGATTCCACTCCTGACCACCGCCAACGGTTGCAAGACCCTCGGTCTGGATGCCTGCTTCAACCTGACCAACTACAAGAGCATCTACATTGGTCAACCCGGCGCTACCGATATCAACGCCGGCGCCCAAGGCATCTTCTTCTCCCTGCAGAACCAGAATGTGCCCTGGCAGGACATGGCCAACGTCGGCAAATTCGTGGATACCCAGTCCGGTGCCTACGCCAACTTCCCCAAGGTGGGTAGCGGCGCCAATGCGGTTTACCCGATCCTGATCAACCTCTATGACGCCCTGCGCGGTCTGCCCCGCCAGCCGACCTGCATGGGCGCCCAGGCGTCGGGGTGCTGA
- the mksE gene encoding Mks condensin complex protein MksE, giving the protein MQINLTEMTQLAPIFRELFKGFHISRRDPELYSQLSNQQDAYRALFRSLGYELVCDTRGFYYFVPEQIGAQVNKTAQRLALFTFILVEHLADQGRDPLAVLDGGSIGRDELPPLLEKYRDLFLQAEVTTQEELEEKVMRRLTQLGFAAEDNGVYRFLPPIHRFLDVCLSVQQDRDLASNLHASEMQFSAPVLMDEDDEPVVILESYVDVQTAGNEDAIVVIDEPAAPAEVATAAVAEEESEEDALARAIAEEQEAQA; this is encoded by the coding sequence ATGCAGATTAATCTCACCGAAATGACCCAGCTCGCGCCGATCTTCCGCGAGCTGTTCAAGGGCTTCCACATCAGCCGCCGCGACCCGGAGCTGTACAGCCAGCTGTCCAACCAGCAGGACGCCTACCGCGCGCTGTTCCGCAGCCTGGGCTACGAGCTGGTCTGCGATACCCGCGGCTTCTACTACTTCGTGCCCGAGCAGATCGGCGCCCAGGTGAACAAGACCGCCCAGCGCCTGGCGCTGTTCACCTTCATCCTCGTCGAGCACCTGGCCGACCAGGGCCGCGACCCGCTGGCCGTCCTCGATGGCGGCAGCATCGGCCGCGACGAGCTGCCGCCGCTGCTGGAGAAGTACCGCGACCTGTTCCTGCAGGCCGAGGTGACCACCCAGGAAGAACTGGAAGAGAAGGTCATGCGCCGCCTCACCCAGCTCGGCTTCGCCGCCGAGGACAACGGCGTATATCGCTTCCTGCCACCGATCCACCGCTTCCTCGACGTCTGCCTGTCGGTCCAGCAGGACCGCGACCTGGCCAGCAACCTGCACGCCAGCGAAATGCAGTTCAGCGCACCGGTGCTGATGGACGAAGACGACGAGCCGGTGGTGATCCTCGAGTCCTATGTGGACGTGCAGACTGCCGGAAACGAAGACGCCATCGTGGTGATCGACGAACCGGCGGCGCCCGCTGAAGTTGCCACTGCTGCAGTTGCCGAAGAAGAGAGCGAAGAAGACGCCCTCGCCCGCGCCATCGCCGAAGAACAGGAGGCCCAGGCATGA
- the rimI gene encoding ribosomal protein S18-alanine N-acetyltransferase: MSDAVSFRPMTEADLDAVLKIEYAAFSHPWTRGIFADGLKSYECWVMFEGTQQVGHGVIQLILDEAHLLNITVKPESQGRGLGLRLLEHLMKRAHELNAVECFLEVRESNQPAYRLYERYGFNEIGRRRGYYPAVGGREDALVMACTLVD; encoded by the coding sequence ATGAGCGATGCCGTTTCCTTCCGCCCGATGACCGAGGCGGACCTCGATGCCGTTCTCAAGATCGAATACGCCGCCTTCAGCCACCCCTGGACGCGCGGCATCTTCGCCGATGGCCTGAAGAGCTACGAATGCTGGGTAATGTTCGAAGGCACCCAGCAGGTCGGTCACGGCGTGATCCAGCTGATCCTCGACGAGGCGCACCTGCTCAACATCACCGTCAAGCCGGAAAGCCAGGGGCGCGGTCTGGGCCTGCGCCTGCTGGAGCATCTGATGAAGCGGGCCCATGAGCTCAATGCGGTGGAATGCTTCCTCGAAGTGCGCGAGTCCAACCAGCCGGCCTACCGACTCTACGAACGCTACGGCTTCAACGAGATCGGCCGCCGCCGTGGTTACTACCCGGCGGTCGGCGGTCGCGAAGATGCACTGGTGATGGCCTGCACCCTGGTCGATTGA
- a CDS encoding flavin monoamine oxidase family protein, producing MNRSDVIVVGAGISGLTAAWRLASAGRRVKVLEANKRVGGRTLNHRFASGEVVEVGGQWVGPTQERILSLLAELNLSTFPQWNQGDNLTLFGGRLKPYHGTIPRFAPHALLDVLQAHVRLDRMAREISLNDPSLHPKAEHWDRLTFAEWLRRNVRTSTGRKVFELMSGAVFAASPHDLSFLHVLFYIRSGTNLDTLLGVEGGAQQDRIQGGSQRICQTLAERLGDAVHTGEPIRAVRQSDSGVELVSDRGVHHASRVIFAIPPTQLLRITQEPLLPSWRDQLLQRLPQGAVIKCMALYDMPFWRDRGFSGQATSEVGPVRLTFDNSIPDSPRGVLLGFIEGDEARQWNARPAGDRRGQVLDCFARYFGEEALKPIDYVDKSWAEEPFARGCYAALFPPGLWTSGAARLREPYGRLHFAGTETATRWMGYFDGAVEAGERAASEVLGAADEGEAYVRHLGIA from the coding sequence ATGAATCGCAGCGATGTGATCGTGGTGGGCGCCGGGATTTCGGGGCTGACCGCCGCCTGGCGTCTGGCATCGGCCGGACGGCGGGTAAAGGTGCTGGAGGCCAACAAGCGCGTCGGAGGACGAACCCTCAACCATCGCTTCGCCAGCGGCGAAGTGGTCGAGGTGGGCGGCCAATGGGTCGGTCCCACCCAGGAGCGCATCCTTTCCCTGCTCGCCGAGCTGAACCTGTCGACCTTTCCGCAATGGAACCAGGGCGACAATCTCACCCTGTTCGGTGGCCGGCTGAAGCCCTATCACGGCACCATTCCCCGCTTCGCTCCCCATGCACTGCTGGACGTGCTGCAGGCCCACGTACGCCTGGACCGCATGGCGCGGGAAATCTCCCTGAACGACCCCAGCCTGCACCCCAAGGCTGAGCATTGGGACCGCCTGACCTTCGCCGAATGGCTGCGGCGCAACGTGCGCACCTCCACCGGGCGCAAGGTGTTCGAACTGATGAGCGGCGCGGTGTTCGCCGCCAGCCCCCATGACCTGTCGTTCCTCCACGTCCTCTTCTACATCCGCAGTGGCACCAACCTCGACACCCTGCTCGGCGTCGAAGGCGGCGCGCAGCAGGATCGCATCCAGGGTGGCTCCCAGCGCATCTGCCAGACCTTGGCCGAGCGCCTGGGCGACGCGGTGCACACCGGCGAGCCGATCCGCGCCGTGCGACAGAGCGACAGCGGCGTCGAACTGGTCAGCGACCGTGGCGTGCACCATGCCTCGCGGGTGATCTTCGCCATCCCACCGACCCAATTGCTGCGCATCACCCAGGAACCACTGCTGCCCAGCTGGCGCGACCAGCTCCTGCAGCGCCTGCCGCAAGGCGCGGTAATCAAGTGCATGGCGCTGTACGACATGCCGTTCTGGCGCGACCGGGGTTTCTCCGGCCAGGCCACCAGCGAAGTCGGCCCGGTACGGCTGACCTTCGACAACAGCATCCCCGACTCCCCGCGCGGCGTACTGCTCGGCTTCATCGAAGGTGACGAAGCACGGCAGTGGAACGCGCGGCCGGCGGGCGACCGGCGTGGCCAGGTGCTCGACTGCTTCGCCCGCTACTTCGGCGAGGAGGCGCTCAAGCCAATCGATTACGTGGACAAGTCCTGGGCCGAGGAACCCTTCGCCCGCGGCTGCTATGCCGCGCTGTTCCCGCCGGGGCTCTGGACCAGCGGCGCCGCGCGGCTGCGCGAGCCCTATGGCCGTCTGCATTTCGCCGGCACCGAAACGGCTACGCGCTGGATGGGTTACTTCGACGGGGCCGTCGAGGCCGGGGAACGGGCGGCGAGCGAAGTGCTTGGCGCCGCAGACGAGGGAGAGGCGTATGTGCGACACCTTGGTATTGCGTAG
- the mksB gene encoding Mks condensin complex protein MksB, which yields MIDPRRVLRALAEHWVLLEPLCERFDAGTLSLVELRNQLTSQLPDSTPVDITALLDQWVRLDILVPVAKSPNRFELNAQIHDFLAYLRQEHRLGLCLEIEAYLRHLERLAGYIRDAFEVRDGNDLSRQLRLLDMRVRDVLKKLANDEQALVAVAERAKTQDRQIPLRQRYAEVLATWDEYVEPMIQLVSADGAFEQGVHRVEQVLLRLLGEQARLGQLVDDDQLLRTHARILEMQTTAQLTLRRARELLLPLREEARRHNAITRGAALALSVIRRKGIDAVPQAALPMFTRPQSNFLGTASQVESYVFALANFQPKPAHFPKASGNRKSDGPQRSPRTAREMLDRCQAALPLPDLMQWLLEQEPEGATDELLYWFSRLSRDARFQRDRLDRRQYDTLQHSVSLCSFALIAGPSAGKDSKSESHAD from the coding sequence ATGATCGACCCACGACGCGTACTCCGCGCCCTCGCCGAACACTGGGTGCTGCTCGAACCGCTGTGCGAGCGTTTCGACGCCGGCACCCTGAGCCTGGTGGAACTGCGCAACCAGCTCACCAGCCAACTGCCCGACAGCACCCCGGTGGACATCACCGCCCTGCTCGACCAGTGGGTGCGCCTGGACATCCTCGTCCCGGTGGCCAAGAGCCCCAACCGCTTCGAGCTGAACGCGCAGATCCACGACTTCCTCGCCTACCTGCGTCAGGAACACCGCCTGGGCCTGTGCCTGGAGATCGAGGCCTACCTGCGCCACCTGGAACGCCTCGCCGGCTACATTCGCGACGCCTTCGAAGTGCGCGACGGCAACGACCTGTCCCGCCAACTGCGCCTGCTCGACATGCGCGTGCGCGACGTGCTGAAGAAGCTCGCCAACGACGAGCAGGCACTGGTCGCCGTAGCCGAGCGGGCGAAAACCCAGGACCGGCAGATTCCGCTGCGCCAGCGCTATGCGGAAGTCCTGGCGACCTGGGACGAATACGTCGAGCCGATGATCCAGCTGGTCTCCGCCGATGGCGCCTTCGAACAGGGCGTGCACCGCGTGGAACAGGTGCTGCTGCGCCTGCTCGGCGAACAGGCGCGCCTCGGCCAACTGGTGGACGACGACCAGTTGCTGCGTACCCACGCGCGCATCCTGGAAATGCAGACCACCGCCCAGCTCACCCTGCGCCGCGCCCGCGAACTACTGCTGCCGCTGCGCGAGGAAGCGCGCCGGCACAACGCGATCACCCGCGGCGCCGCCCTGGCGCTGTCGGTCATCCGCCGCAAGGGCATCGATGCCGTGCCGCAGGCCGCCCTGCCGATGTTCACCCGGCCGCAGAGCAACTTCCTGGGCACCGCCTCGCAGGTCGAGAGCTACGTCTTCGCCCTCGCCAACTTCCAGCCCAAGCCGGCGCATTTCCCCAAGGCCAGCGGCAATCGCAAGAGCGACGGCCCGCAGCGCTCGCCGCGCACCGCCCGGGAAATGCTCGACCGCTGCCAGGCCGCGCTGCCACTGCCGGACCTCATGCAGTGGCTGCTGGAGCAGGAGCCCGAAGGCGCGACCGACGAACTGCTCTACTGGTTCTCGCGTCTGTCGCGCGATGCCCGCTTCCAGCGCGACCGCCTCGATCGCCGCCAATACGACACTCTCCAGCACAGCGTCAGCCTGTGCTCCTTCGCCCTGATCGCCGGCCCGAGCGCTGGCAAGGACAGCAAGAGCGAATCGCATGCAGATTAA
- a CDS encoding C69 family dipeptidase, which translates to MCDTLVLRSGGATWFAKNSDREPAEPQCLIRLPAVHGDRAATVRTTYLEIPQTAQRHAVILSQPTWLWGAEMGVNECGVAIGNEAVFTRLTRRDGEALLGMDLLRLALERAATAREALAVITELLERHGQGGPAGYRNKRMRYDNSYLIADRDEAWVLETAGRLWAAKQVERWAISNALTLGHDYDLASPNLEDHARRLGCWNGRGDFHFGRAFDGRVLPWVAGARQRRQLNQEFLAHCPAKIDWLALVVALRSHGHRGHRFSRHDNRQVCLHAGSFWRPSQTTASLIARLDGGSPRMAATGTSAPCLSMFQPLGFEADAGEGLLSREGAAVEESLWWRFEAVHQRALADPGFADALRASHGWLETELLAALDRRTLDWPRLAAEAQAWHDAWHQLARQETLRPPRWWRLNAAR; encoded by the coding sequence ATGTGCGACACCTTGGTATTGCGTAGCGGCGGGGCCACCTGGTTCGCCAAGAACAGCGACCGCGAGCCCGCCGAACCGCAATGCCTGATTCGCCTGCCGGCCGTGCACGGCGACCGGGCGGCGACGGTGCGCACCACCTACCTGGAAATCCCTCAGACCGCCCAGCGCCATGCCGTCATCCTCAGCCAGCCGACCTGGCTGTGGGGCGCCGAGATGGGCGTCAACGAGTGCGGCGTGGCCATCGGCAACGAAGCCGTGTTCACCCGCCTGACCCGGCGCGATGGCGAGGCGCTGCTGGGCATGGACCTGTTGCGCCTGGCTCTCGAGCGCGCGGCGACGGCGCGCGAGGCGCTGGCCGTCATCACTGAACTGCTGGAGCGCCACGGCCAGGGCGGTCCGGCCGGCTACCGCAACAAGCGTATGCGCTACGACAACAGCTACCTCATCGCCGACCGCGACGAAGCCTGGGTACTGGAGACCGCCGGCCGGCTGTGGGCGGCGAAGCAGGTCGAGCGTTGGGCGATCTCCAATGCCCTGACTCTCGGCCACGACTACGACCTCGCCAGCCCCAACCTGGAAGACCACGCGCGCCGGCTGGGCTGCTGGAATGGCCGTGGCGACTTCCACTTCGGCCGCGCCTTCGATGGCCGCGTGCTGCCCTGGGTTGCCGGGGCGCGGCAACGGCGGCAGCTCAACCAGGAATTTCTCGCCCATTGCCCGGCGAAGATCGATTGGCTGGCGCTGGTGGTCGCTCTGCGCAGCCACGGCCACCGGGGACATCGTTTCTCCCGTCACGACAATCGCCAGGTCTGCCTGCACGCTGGCAGTTTCTGGCGTCCCTCGCAGACCACTGCCAGCCTGATCGCCCGGCTCGACGGCGGTTCGCCGCGGATGGCCGCCACCGGCACTTCGGCGCCGTGCCTGTCGATGTTCCAACCCCTGGGCTTCGAGGCGGACGCCGGCGAAGGCCTGCTCAGCCGCGAGGGCGCGGCCGTGGAAGAATCCCTCTGGTGGCGCTTCGAGGCCGTGCACCAGCGCGCCCTGGCCGACCCCGGCTTCGCCGATGCCTTGCGCGCCAGCCACGGCTGGCTGGAAACCGAGTTGCTGGCCGCACTGGACAGGCGCACGCTGGACTGGCCACGCCTGGCCGCCGAGGCCCAAGCCTGGCACGACGCCTGGCACCAACTGGCGCGGCAGGAAACTCTCCGCCCGCCGCGCTGGTGGCGTCTGAATGCGGCGCGCTGA
- a CDS encoding DUF6160 family protein: MNSLSRRFLSVLLLLAAAGAQAEMRGLDDSEMSDVSGQAGVSLSVNFNLAPVAGDNRCPGGCGARVAIQPLNSTGFVVLDNIKGTFSFDGMSLDMVTIASGFNGDGALFNRQAMKIGLTNASATNLQFTLGGANQGKVAASGLQQTNLLTYQATGAVKLTGNVYIFGTP, from the coding sequence GTGAACAGCCTGTCTCGCCGGTTCCTGAGTGTCCTGCTGCTGCTCGCCGCCGCGGGCGCCCAGGCCGAAATGCGCGGCCTGGACGACAGCGAGATGTCCGATGTCAGCGGCCAGGCCGGCGTCAGCCTGAGCGTCAACTTCAACCTCGCCCCGGTGGCCGGCGACAACCGCTGCCCCGGCGGCTGCGGCGCGCGCGTGGCGATCCAGCCGCTGAACAGCACCGGCTTCGTCGTGCTGGACAACATCAAAGGCACCTTCAGCTTCGACGGCATGAGCCTGGACATGGTGACCATCGCCAGCGGCTTCAACGGCGACGGCGCCCTGTTCAACCGCCAGGCCATGAAGATCGGCCTGACCAACGCCAGCGCCACCAACCTGCAGTTCACCCTGGGCGGCGCCAACCAGGGCAAGGTCGCCGCCAGCGGCCTGCAGCAGACCAACCTGCTCACCTACCAGGCCACCGGCGCTGTCAAGCTCACCGGCAACGTCTACATCTTCGGTACCCCGTAA
- the mksF gene encoding Mks condensin complex protein MksF, producing MTQERYGIRRFALLNTAGYSLGIFPLEQPLSVYGANNLGKSASINALQFPILARMSDMSFGKYSLEASRKFYFATDTSYILIELDLPHGRHVIGVGGRGPGGGFGHQFFAYQGELNLEHYQKNGTCLRLRELYANLEREGIKSYELKPDELRRLLVGGHTSIPLDLTLIPLRSTSEQSLKTFRSLFINLLHMREITAAKLKQLFLDAFEHSLRSGSVDYIAACEEAFRDVRRMEGDYQALVAAGPLVEALANGVQQRELLRGKMHRLSPLLDNLLGTWEDYSGARKEELVIQAEHYRREQDGLQNEQRGSTAELMRLEREISEIQRWMGELAVLKNRFALVDDVKVLEQQLLAAKDAHDELAGALAHSRQFSSEDLEERMRDLEKRLKGVRQQLEHADNNSYARLREEFSQQDVERLMRLFNGALFSLPLGEKGVDLDEAGQWVGSVEKILDAFKGERFEVPGLTIDLSHIEPPALQALADRAALRDQKERLEKELKQLKTQQAVAADRNASKAQADKLYQDVLDAQKALEDFRRAQTLSAEEPAKLEQLAQLEATQDEFKRSADAFTERVQQLSAKLQLVGRQLADLEAKQRTLDDALRRRQLLPADLPFGTPFMDPVDDSLENLLPLLNDYQDTWQALQRVDGQIEALYAQVRLKGVAKFDSEDDPERRLQLLINAYAHRTDEALTLAKARRAAVTDIARTLRNIRSDYDNLEHQLALFNREINKRQVSNLQSFRIVLAPNKDALKHIDQIIHSAGQYEEGENLSVFDLTQSAEQDAKNEEAKDYLSRLVAANNNQLGLKDLFELAFEITKMGGQPIMHTDIDGAASNGTTMTIKALTNMYLLLHLMDREQAGRVRLPYYLDEAADIDERNQSALLETSLQLGFVPILASVKPQVSAQVAIDLEGGSGPSGIYIDEADWKFIRRRALDNEGEKSAHHDVEASAEPA from the coding sequence ATGACCCAGGAACGCTACGGCATCCGCCGCTTCGCCCTGCTCAACACCGCCGGCTACAGCCTCGGCATCTTCCCGCTGGAACAGCCGCTGTCGGTGTACGGCGCGAACAACCTCGGCAAGTCGGCGTCGATCAACGCACTGCAGTTCCCAATCCTCGCGCGCATGTCCGACATGAGCTTCGGCAAGTACAGCCTGGAAGCCTCGCGCAAGTTCTACTTCGCCACCGACACCAGCTACATTCTCATCGAACTGGACCTGCCCCACGGTCGCCATGTGATCGGCGTCGGCGGGCGTGGTCCGGGCGGCGGCTTCGGCCACCAGTTCTTCGCCTACCAGGGCGAGCTGAATCTTGAGCACTACCAGAAGAACGGCACCTGCCTGCGCCTGCGCGAGCTGTACGCAAACCTCGAGCGCGAGGGCATCAAGTCCTACGAGCTCAAGCCCGACGAGCTGCGTCGCCTGCTGGTTGGCGGCCACACCTCGATCCCGCTGGACCTGACCCTGATCCCGCTACGCTCCACCAGCGAACAGAGCCTGAAGACCTTCCGCTCGCTGTTCATCAACCTGCTGCACATGCGCGAGATCACCGCCGCCAAGCTCAAGCAACTGTTCCTCGATGCCTTCGAGCACAGCCTGCGCTCGGGCAGCGTCGACTACATCGCCGCCTGCGAAGAAGCCTTCCGCGACGTGCGCCGCATGGAAGGCGACTACCAGGCCCTGGTCGCCGCCGGCCCCCTGGTCGAGGCACTGGCCAACGGCGTGCAGCAACGCGAACTGCTACGCGGCAAGATGCACCGCCTCTCGCCGCTGCTGGATAACCTGCTGGGGACCTGGGAAGACTATTCCGGGGCGCGCAAGGAAGAACTGGTCATCCAGGCCGAGCACTACCGCCGCGAGCAGGACGGCCTGCAGAACGAACAGCGCGGCAGCACTGCCGAACTGATGCGCCTGGAGCGCGAGATCAGCGAGATCCAGCGCTGGATGGGCGAACTGGCCGTGCTGAAGAACCGCTTCGCGCTGGTCGATGACGTCAAGGTGCTGGAGCAGCAACTGCTCGCCGCCAAGGACGCCCACGACGAACTGGCCGGCGCCCTGGCGCATTCCCGGCAGTTCTCCAGCGAAGACCTGGAAGAGCGCATGCGTGATCTGGAGAAACGCCTGAAGGGCGTCCGCCAGCAGCTCGAACACGCCGACAACAACAGCTATGCCCGCCTGCGCGAGGAGTTCTCCCAGCAGGACGTGGAGCGCCTGATGCGCCTGTTCAACGGCGCGCTGTTCAGCCTGCCACTGGGCGAGAAAGGCGTGGACCTGGACGAGGCCGGCCAATGGGTAGGCAGCGTCGAGAAGATCCTCGATGCCTTCAAGGGCGAGCGCTTCGAAGTGCCCGGCCTGACCATCGACCTGTCGCACATCGAGCCACCGGCCCTGCAAGCCCTGGCCGACCGCGCCGCCCTGCGCGACCAGAAGGAGCGCCTGGAGAAGGAGCTCAAGCAGCTCAAGACCCAGCAGGCCGTGGCCGCCGACCGCAATGCCAGCAAGGCGCAGGCGGACAAGCTGTACCAGGACGTGCTCGACGCGCAGAAGGCGCTGGAAGACTTCCGCCGGGCCCAGACCCTGAGCGCCGAGGAGCCGGCCAAGCTGGAACAGCTGGCACAACTGGAAGCGACCCAGGACGAGTTCAAGCGCTCCGCCGACGCCTTCACCGAGCGCGTCCAGCAACTGTCCGCCAAGCTGCAACTGGTGGGCCGCCAGCTCGCCGACCTGGAAGCCAAGCAGCGCACCCTCGACGACGCCCTGCGCCGCCGCCAACTGCTGCCCGCCGACCTGCCGTTCGGCACGCCGTTCATGGACCCGGTGGACGACTCGCTGGAGAACCTGCTGCCGCTGCTCAACGACTACCAGGACACCTGGCAGGCACTGCAGCGCGTGGACGGCCAGATCGAGGCGCTGTACGCCCAGGTGCGCCTGAAGGGCGTCGCCAAGTTCGACAGCGAGGATGATCCGGAGCGTCGCCTGCAATTGCTGATCAACGCCTACGCGCACCGTACCGACGAAGCGCTGACCCTGGCCAAGGCGCGCCGCGCCGCAGTCACCGACATCGCCCGGACCCTGCGCAACATCCGCAGCGACTACGACAACCTGGAACACCAGCTGGCGCTGTTCAACCGCGAGATCAACAAGCGCCAGGTGTCCAACCTGCAGAGCTTCCGCATCGTGCTGGCGCCGAACAAGGACGCGCTCAAGCACATCGACCAGATCATCCACAGCGCCGGCCAGTACGAAGAAGGCGAGAATCTCTCGGTCTTCGACTTGACCCAGAGCGCCGAGCAGGATGCGAAGAACGAGGAAGCCAAGGACTACCTGTCGCGCCTGGTGGCGGCGAACAACAACCAGTTGGGCCTGAAGGACCTGTTCGAATTGGCGTTCGAGATCACCAAGATGGGCGGCCAGCCGATCATGCACACCGATATCGACGGCGCGGCCTCCAACGGCACCACCATGACCATCAAGGCGCTGACCAACATGTACCTGTTGCTGCACCTGATGGACCGCGAACAGGCTGGCCGTGTACGCCTGCCCTACTACCTCGACGAGGCAGCGGACATCGACGAACGCAACCAGTCGGCGCTGCTGGAGACCAGCCTGCAGCTGGGCTTCGTGCCGATCCTGGCGAGCGTGAAGCCGCAGGTCTCGGCCCAGGTGGCCATCGACCTGGAAGGCGGCAGCGGCCCCAGCGGCATCTACATCGACGAAGCGGACTGGAAGTTCATCCGCCGCCGCGCTCTCGATAATGAGGGCGAAAAGTCCGCGCACCACGACGTGGAGGCCAGCGCCGAGCCGGCGTGA